A stretch of the Flavobacterium aquiphilum genome encodes the following:
- a CDS encoding TetR/AcrR family transcriptional regulator, which yields MEKKTKTALKSTKKEEIIKSAYEIFYKNGFHATGVDAIVDSTGISKRTLYKHFASKEILILAAVGYYHQITYKAISDYIEKSTADKPVDKALMIFDFLAELVDAGNLEGCFAMNAKTEYSNKAIEIESACDGHVNALRGLIEKYLSEAKIAQSESLSLQIIMLFEGAILRNKATKNSVPTKLAKSAAKSICSQNLNAIL from the coding sequence AGGAGGAGATTATAAAAAGTGCTTATGAAATTTTTTATAAGAACGGTTTCCATGCGACTGGTGTGGATGCTATCGTTGATAGTACTGGAATATCCAAACGGACACTTTATAAACACTTCGCCTCAAAAGAGATACTCATTCTCGCTGCGGTTGGCTATTACCACCAAATCACCTATAAAGCGATATCTGATTATATTGAAAAATCAACAGCAGATAAACCAGTCGATAAGGCTTTAATGATTTTTGACTTCTTGGCAGAACTGGTTGATGCCGGCAATCTTGAAGGCTGCTTTGCAATGAATGCAAAAACAGAATATTCAAATAAGGCGATAGAAATAGAATCTGCCTGCGATGGACACGTCAATGCGCTAAGGGGACTCATTGAAAAATATCTGTCAGAGGCAAAAATTGCGCAAAGTGAATCGCTGTCCCTGCAGATTATTATGTTGTTTGAAGGTGCAATTTTGCGAAACAAAGCCACTAAAAACTCTGTACCAACCAAATTGGCCAAGTCCGCCGCAAAATCAATCTGCAGTCAAAATCTTAATGCAATTTTATAG